One Roseomonas sp. OT10 DNA window includes the following coding sequences:
- a CDS encoding N-carbamoyl-D-amino-acid hydrolase: MERIVRVAAAQMGPIAREESRAEVVQRLVALLRKAKSFGAELVVYPELALTTFFPRWAMENPEAADGYFETAMPNPAVQPLFDEAKALGIGFYLGYAELAEEEGRRRRFNSALLVERDGRIIGNYRKVHIPGYKEQDAAGLRTNFEKRFFENGDLGFPVFEGFGGTMGMLLCNDRRWPESYRVMALQGVELVMVGYNTGAVRRNQVGNHAAALQPAHQPSMHNHLVMRAGAYQNCCWVVGVAKAGYEEGEDLLGQTCIIAPSGDIVAMAVGVGDEVVVADCDLEAGRPYRETIFNFEANRRIEHYGLITQRR, from the coding sequence ATGGAACGCATCGTCAGGGTCGCCGCCGCGCAGATGGGCCCCATCGCCAGGGAGGAGAGCCGCGCCGAGGTCGTGCAGCGCCTCGTCGCGCTGCTGCGCAAGGCCAAGAGCTTCGGCGCCGAGCTGGTCGTCTATCCCGAGCTGGCGCTGACCACCTTCTTCCCGCGCTGGGCGATGGAGAATCCCGAGGCCGCGGACGGCTACTTCGAGACCGCCATGCCCAACCCGGCGGTGCAGCCGCTGTTCGACGAGGCGAAGGCGCTGGGGATCGGCTTCTACCTCGGCTATGCCGAGCTGGCCGAGGAGGAGGGACGCCGGCGCCGCTTCAACAGTGCGCTGCTGGTGGAGCGCGACGGCCGCATCATCGGCAACTACAGGAAGGTGCATATCCCCGGCTACAAGGAACAGGACGCCGCCGGGCTGCGCACGAACTTCGAGAAGCGTTTCTTCGAGAACGGCGATCTCGGCTTTCCCGTCTTCGAGGGTTTCGGCGGGACGATGGGGATGCTGCTCTGCAACGACCGGCGCTGGCCGGAATCCTACCGCGTCATGGCCCTGCAGGGGGTGGAGCTCGTGATGGTGGGCTACAACACCGGCGCGGTGCGGCGGAACCAGGTCGGCAACCACGCCGCCGCCCTGCAGCCCGCGCACCAGCCCAGCATGCACAACCACCTGGTGATGCGGGCGGGCGCCTATCAGAACTGCTGCTGGGTGGTGGGCGTCGCGAAGGCGGGCTACGAGGAGGGCGAGGACCTGCTGGGCCAGACCTGCATCATCGCGCCGAGCGGCGACATCGTCGCCATGGCTGTGGGCGTGGGCGACGAGGTGGTGGTGGCCGATTGCGACCTGGAGGCGGGGCGCCCCTACCGGGAGACGATCTTCAACTTCGAGGCCAACCGGCGCATCGAGCATTACGGCCTGATCACCCAGCGCCGGTAG
- a CDS encoding transketolase family protein translates to MRAPITIAQSAAVWRDGTPTASKAYGRALLDLALSDPRIVCLGADLTGPTETDLFRDRLHERFFNLGVAEANLMCVASGMARSGDIPFVNTFGVFASRRAFDQVTLQIAYPRANVKLVGFMPGLTSPGGPTHQATDDIALMRALPGMVVMEPACASHVAPMLAAMAAHEGPAYMRIKRGDLPLLFEAESMPPIGKGQVVRRGRDGWILASGVMVALALEALDILSAQGIQAGLVNLPTIKPLDAALVGALAAEGRPLLVAENHSVIGGLGSAVAEVIAESGHAARFARLGVADVFAEGASAPYLFEMYGLSPAAIARRFAALV, encoded by the coding sequence GTGCGCGCACCCATCACCATCGCCCAGTCCGCCGCCGTCTGGCGCGACGGGACGCCCACCGCCAGCAAGGCCTATGGCCGCGCGCTGCTGGACCTGGCGCTGTCTGATCCCCGGATCGTCTGTCTCGGGGCCGACCTGACCGGCCCCACCGAGACCGACCTGTTCCGCGACCGCCTGCACGAGCGGTTCTTCAACCTCGGCGTCGCGGAGGCTAACCTGATGTGCGTGGCTTCCGGCATGGCGCGAAGCGGCGACATCCCCTTCGTGAACACCTTCGGCGTCTTCGCCTCGCGCCGTGCCTTCGACCAGGTGACGCTGCAGATCGCCTATCCCCGTGCGAACGTGAAGCTGGTGGGTTTCATGCCCGGTCTCACCTCGCCCGGCGGCCCGACGCACCAGGCGACGGACGACATCGCGCTGATGCGGGCCCTGCCCGGCATGGTGGTGATGGAACCTGCCTGCGCCTCCCATGTCGCGCCCATGCTGGCGGCGATGGCGGCGCATGAGGGGCCGGCTTACATGCGCATCAAGCGCGGCGACCTGCCGCTCCTGTTCGAGGCGGAGAGCATGCCGCCCATTGGCAAGGGGCAGGTGGTCCGCCGGGGCCGCGACGGCTGGATCCTGGCCAGCGGCGTCATGGTCGCCCTGGCGCTGGAGGCCCTGGACATCCTGTCGGCCCAGGGCATCCAGGCGGGTCTGGTGAACCTGCCCACGATCAAGCCGCTGGACGCGGCCCTGGTCGGGGCGCTGGCGGCCGAGGGGCGGCCGCTGCTGGTGGCGGAGAACCACTCGGTGATCGGCGGCCTCGGCTCCGCCGTGGCGGAGGTGATCGCGGAGTCCGGCCATGCGGCGCGATTCGCCCGCCTCGGCGTCGCCGACGTCTTCGCCGAGGGCGCAAGCGCCCCCTATCTTTTCGAGATGTATGGCCTTTCACCGGCCGCCATCGCGCGCCGCTTCGCCGCCCTGGTCTAG
- a CDS encoding transketolase: MTAHPTTHRLGLDATALADKARRLRRHVVRMVAPIGEGYAGQGLGAADILAALYFHEMAFDPEDPGWEGRDRFVLSPAHYGVGLFAALAERGVMPVQELAQYGVDGSPMEIIASERLAGVEATCGSLGMGLSVGVGMALSLRRRGSASRVYVLIGDGELQEGSTWEAAMSAAAFGLRGLCAIVDVNDMQVDGATTSVLNMGDIAAKWRAFGWNAIPVDGHDIPALLAAFAAARDHAAGPTVLIAETRPGRGVSALEGRKSHFAKLPPEVAAQALTELEG, from the coding sequence ATGACAGCCCATCCCACGACCCACCGCCTCGGGCTCGACGCCACGGCCCTCGCGGACAAGGCGCGGCGATTGCGCCGCCACGTCGTGCGCATGGTGGCCCCCATCGGGGAAGGCTATGCGGGCCAGGGGCTGGGGGCCGCCGACATCCTCGCCGCCCTCTATTTCCACGAGATGGCCTTCGACCCCGAGGACCCGGGCTGGGAAGGCCGCGACCGGTTCGTGCTCTCGCCCGCCCATTACGGCGTCGGCCTGTTCGCGGCCCTGGCCGAGCGCGGGGTGATGCCCGTGCAGGAGCTGGCGCAGTACGGCGTGGACGGCAGCCCGATGGAGATCATCGCCTCCGAGCGCCTGGCCGGGGTGGAGGCGACCTGCGGCTCCCTCGGCATGGGGCTTTCCGTCGGGGTGGGCATGGCCCTCTCGCTGCGCCGCCGCGGCAGCGCCAGCCGGGTCTACGTGCTGATCGGCGACGGCGAGCTGCAGGAGGGCTCCACCTGGGAGGCGGCGATGTCCGCTGCCGCCTTCGGGCTGCGTGGCCTGTGCGCGATCGTCGACGTGAACGACATGCAGGTGGACGGCGCCACCACCAGCGTCCTGAACATGGGCGACATCGCCGCGAAGTGGCGCGCCTTCGGCTGGAACGCCATCCCGGTGGACGGCCACGACATCCCGGCGCTGCTGGCCGCCTTCGCCGCCGCACGGGACCACGCGGCAGGCCCGACCGTGCTGATCGCCGAAACGCGGCCGGGACGGGGCGTTTCCGCCCTGGAAGGCCGCAAGAGCCATTTCGCCAAGCTGCCCCCCGAGGTGGCGGCCCAGGCCCTGACCGAGCTGGAGGGCTGA
- a CDS encoding glycerol dehydrogenase, translated as MSAAAVRAFGGPRLYLQGPGALREIGPVVAGIARAAALVADAAMLALHGPAVLAALRGAGVAAGGAALRGEVSDAGVAELDAALPAEAGCVIGLGGGRAIDAAKAVALRRGVPVVTVPTAASNDSPTSRIFVMYRDDGALDRVERLPRSPEAVLVDTEILLRAPPVLLRAGIGDGITKRFEAEACAAVDGITPFGTPPLRTGAAIAMHGFATLLRHAPQAMADVAAGRLTEDFEATVEAVILMSGLGFENGGLSIAHSLTRGFTRHPGSAHRPHGEQVAFGLLVQLHLAGEEAMLRQLLPFHARVGLPRRLAEIGLSAGDRAGLERIAEATLTAPHAGHLPGPRLTVAALRDAMLAVDALARSTDAPPNAQEHA; from the coding sequence ATGAGCGCTGCGGCCGTGCGCGCCTTCGGCGGCCCGCGCCTCTACCTGCAGGGGCCCGGCGCGCTGCGGGAGATCGGGCCCGTGGTGGCGGGCATCGCGCGCGCGGCCGCCCTCGTCGCCGACGCCGCGATGCTGGCCCTGCACGGGCCGGCGGTGCTGGCTGCGCTGCGGGGGGCGGGTGTCGCCGCCGGCGGCGCCGCGCTGCGCGGCGAGGTGTCGGATGCCGGCGTGGCGGAGCTGGACGCGGCCTTGCCGGCGGAGGCGGGCTGCGTCATCGGCCTGGGCGGGGGGCGTGCCATCGACGCGGCCAAGGCGGTGGCGCTGCGCCGGGGCGTCCCCGTCGTCACCGTGCCGACCGCGGCCTCCAACGATTCCCCCACCAGCCGGATCTTCGTGATGTACCGCGACGATGGCGCGCTGGACCGGGTGGAGCGGCTGCCGCGCAGTCCGGAGGCCGTGCTGGTGGACACGGAGATCCTGCTGCGCGCGCCGCCCGTCCTGTTGCGGGCGGGGATCGGCGACGGGATCACCAAGCGTTTCGAGGCGGAGGCGTGCGCGGCGGTGGACGGCATCACGCCCTTCGGGACGCCGCCCCTGCGGACCGGTGCGGCCATCGCCATGCACGGCTTCGCGACGCTGCTCCGCCACGCGCCGCAGGCGATGGCGGATGTCGCGGCGGGCCGGCTGACGGAGGATTTCGAGGCGACCGTGGAAGCGGTCATCCTCATGAGCGGGCTCGGCTTCGAGAATGGCGGGCTGTCCATCGCGCATTCCCTCACCCGCGGCTTCACGCGGCATCCCGGCTCCGCGCACCGGCCGCATGGCGAGCAGGTCGCCTTCGGGCTGCTGGTCCAGCTCCACCTCGCCGGCGAGGAAGCGATGCTACGGCAGCTGCTGCCCTTCCACGCCCGGGTCGGCCTGCCGCGCCGGCTGGCGGAGATCGGGCTGTCGGCCGGGGATCGCGCCGGGCTCGAACGAATCGCCGAGGCGACCCTTACCGCCCCGCATGCCGGCCACCTGCCCGGGCCGCGTCTCACCGTCGCCGCCCTCCGCGACGCGATGCTCGCCGTGGATGCCCTTGCCCGCAGCACCGATGCGCCGCCGAACGCGCAGGAGCACGCATGA
- a CDS encoding Gfo/Idh/MocA family protein has protein sequence MRVAFVGASHWHLPLYLDPALQIPGLVLAGVSDPDPAVSAALGQRLGCPDDRDYRELCRRERPDFVFALGRHADMAAQAEFLIGEGIPFALEKPCGLDSAELARIARLAAARRAFAAVPLVLRNGDFFRLLQDLAAEDGGVQHMAFRFIAGFAQRYLDAGCAWMLDPATAGGGCVLNLGPHFVDIVHALWGEAARPAATSLSNAAWGHPVEDYGALAFAGPGGALALVETGYLYPAPTSTFDLHFALRTPRHYLAVPDAETVEVTANDGARRRLRMHTTNVGQYPAFVRDVLERARRGQAPLADLDAMLPVMRLIEASYALAGPPPDRLAPTRAAVPA, from the coding sequence ATGCGAGTCGCCTTCGTGGGTGCGTCCCACTGGCATCTGCCGCTCTACCTGGACCCCGCCCTCCAGATCCCCGGCCTCGTGCTGGCTGGTGTCAGCGATCCCGATCCCGCCGTGTCCGCCGCGCTCGGCCAGCGGCTGGGCTGCCCCGACGACCGCGACTACCGGGAGCTCTGCCGGCGCGAGCGGCCCGATTTCGTCTTCGCCCTCGGGCGCCATGCCGACATGGCCGCGCAGGCGGAATTCCTGATCGGCGAAGGCATCCCCTTCGCCCTGGAGAAGCCCTGCGGCCTCGACAGCGCAGAGCTCGCACGCATCGCCCGTCTCGCCGCGGCGCGCAGGGCCTTCGCGGCCGTGCCGCTGGTGCTGCGGAACGGCGACTTCTTCCGGCTGCTGCAGGACCTGGCCGCGGAGGATGGCGGCGTGCAGCACATGGCCTTCCGCTTCATCGCCGGCTTCGCGCAGCGCTACCTGGATGCAGGCTGCGCCTGGATGCTGGACCCCGCCACGGCCGGGGGCGGCTGCGTGCTCAACCTCGGGCCGCATTTCGTGGACATCGTCCATGCGCTCTGGGGCGAGGCGGCACGCCCGGCGGCCACCAGCCTGTCCAACGCCGCCTGGGGTCATCCGGTGGAGGATTACGGCGCCCTGGCCTTCGCGGGACCGGGCGGCGCGCTCGCCCTGGTGGAAACCGGCTACCTCTACCCGGCGCCCACCAGCACCTTCGACCTGCACTTCGCCCTGCGCACGCCGCGCCACTACCTCGCCGTGCCGGACGCGGAGACGGTGGAGGTGACCGCGAATGACGGCGCGCGGCGGAGGCTGCGGATGCACACCACCAATGTCGGGCAATATCCGGCCTTCGTGCGCGACGTGCTGGAGCGGGCGCGTCGCGGCCAGGCGCCGCTGGCCGATCTGGACGCGATGCTGCCGGTGATGCGGCTGATCGAGGCGTCCTACGCCCTGGCCGGTCCGCCCCCGGACAGGCTGGCCCCCACCCGGGCCGCGGTGCCCGCATGA
- a CDS encoding NAD(P)-dependent oxidoreductase, translating into MSLASPPAAGTPLIRRIGFVGIGNMGWPMASRLLGAGFDVIACDAATGRPEQFAQACGGRAAASPVEAARGADAVVTILPTSRQVAEVLEAMGEGLAPGTLVIEMSSGSPGATRRLAGLLSGRGVAMIDAPVSGGVSRARTGELSIMVGGEAAALERAAPVLSAVGSSIHRCGAVGAGQAMKALNNLVSAAGFLIGVEALLIGQRFGLDPSLMVDVLNASTGMNNSTQKKFKQFVLSRRFDSGFGLDLMVKDLGIALEIGRETDTPAPFAALCRELSASAVALLGPGQDHTALARLSERLAGDELGPAPVEPAGTR; encoded by the coding sequence ATGAGCCTCGCCTCGCCGCCGGCGGCCGGCACGCCGCTGATCCGCCGCATCGGCTTCGTCGGCATCGGCAACATGGGCTGGCCGATGGCGTCGCGGCTGCTGGGCGCGGGGTTCGACGTGATCGCCTGCGACGCCGCCACCGGACGCCCGGAGCAGTTCGCGCAGGCCTGCGGCGGCCGGGCGGCCGCCAGCCCCGTGGAGGCTGCGCGCGGAGCGGACGCGGTCGTCACCATCCTTCCCACCAGCCGGCAGGTGGCGGAGGTGCTGGAGGCGATGGGCGAGGGGCTGGCGCCCGGCACGCTGGTGATCGAGATGAGCTCGGGCTCCCCGGGTGCCACCCGGCGGCTGGCCGGCCTGCTGTCCGGCCGCGGCGTGGCCATGATCGATGCGCCCGTCTCCGGCGGCGTGTCGCGCGCCAGGACCGGCGAGCTGTCCATCATGGTCGGGGGCGAGGCCGCGGCGCTGGAGCGCGCCGCGCCGGTACTGTCCGCCGTGGGCAGCAGCATCCACCGCTGCGGCGCCGTGGGGGCCGGCCAGGCGATGAAGGCCCTCAACAACCTGGTCAGCGCGGCCGGCTTCCTGATCGGCGTCGAGGCCCTGCTGATCGGCCAGCGGTTCGGGCTCGACCCGTCGCTCATGGTGGACGTGCTGAACGCGTCCACCGGCATGAACAACAGCACGCAGAAGAAGTTCAAGCAGTTCGTGCTGTCGCGCCGCTTCGATTCCGGGTTCGGCCTGGATCTGATGGTCAAGGACCTCGGCATCGCGCTGGAGATCGGGCGCGAGACCGACACGCCCGCGCCCTTCGCCGCGCTGTGCCGGGAGCTGTCCGCCAGCGCGGTGGCCCTGCTCGGACCGGGGCAGGATCACACCGCCCTGGCGCGGCTCTCGGAGCGGCTCGCCGGGGACGAGCTGGGCCCGGCCCCGGTGGAGCCGGCCGGCACGCGGTGA
- a CDS encoding carboxymuconolactone decarboxylase family protein, with translation MSEDTALFDKGLPIRREVLGADYVDGSLARADDFMMAFQRATTAWAWGWAWGDPTLDRPTRSMLNLAMLAALGRTHEIKLHVKGALNNGLSVEQIKAVLLHATAYCGIPAGLDAFKAAHEVLVAEGALPGPAKGPAE, from the coding sequence ATGTCCGAAGACACGGCACTGTTCGACAAAGGCCTGCCGATCCGCCGCGAGGTGCTCGGCGCCGACTACGTCGACGGCTCGCTGGCCAGGGCCGACGACTTCATGATGGCCTTCCAGCGTGCCACCACCGCCTGGGCCTGGGGTTGGGCCTGGGGGGACCCGACGCTCGACCGGCCGACGCGCTCCATGCTGAACCTGGCCATGCTGGCGGCCCTCGGCCGCACGCACGAGATCAAGCTGCATGTGAAGGGCGCGCTCAACAACGGCCTGAGCGTGGAGCAGATCAAGGCGGTGCTGCTGCACGCCACGGCCTATTGCGGCATCCCTGCCGGCCTCGACGCCTTCAAGGCGGCGCATGAGGTGCTGGTGGCGGAGGGGGCCCTGCCTGGCCCCGCCAAGGGGCCGGCGGAATGA
- a CDS encoding shikimate dehydrogenase family protein translates to MADDVASRASIGGRTRLLAILADPVAHLRTPGAMNAHFAALGQDAVLVPMHVAPGDLATVVDGLRRLPNLDGIIVTVPHKERIAALCHSLTEAARLTGAVNAIRRDPDGRLVGGQFDGEGFVAGLRMAGHPVEGRRVWMAGAGGAAAGIGFALLRHGASALTIHNRTPDRAEALAARLRQACPGGAVAAGGPDPAGHDIVVNATSLGLHPGDALPVEPARLVPAMLAAEVVMQPAVTPFLAAAAGRGCVTHGGLPMLTAQVPILAAFVTAGA, encoded by the coding sequence ATGGCGGACGACGTCGCCAGCCGCGCCTCGATCGGCGGCCGCACCCGGCTGCTGGCGATCCTCGCCGACCCGGTCGCGCATCTGCGCACGCCGGGCGCGATGAACGCCCATTTCGCCGCGCTCGGCCAGGACGCCGTCCTGGTGCCGATGCACGTCGCCCCCGGCGACCTGGCCACGGTGGTGGACGGGCTGCGGCGGCTGCCGAACCTGGACGGCATCATCGTCACGGTGCCGCACAAGGAGCGGATCGCGGCGCTGTGCCACTCCCTTACCGAGGCCGCGCGCCTGACCGGGGCCGTGAACGCCATCCGCCGCGATCCGGACGGCCGGCTCGTCGGCGGCCAGTTCGACGGCGAGGGCTTCGTGGCGGGGCTGCGGATGGCCGGCCACCCGGTCGAAGGGCGCCGCGTCTGGATGGCGGGCGCGGGGGGCGCGGCCGCGGGCATCGGCTTCGCGCTGTTGCGGCACGGGGCATCGGCGCTGACCATCCACAACCGCACGCCCGACCGGGCGGAGGCTTTGGCGGCCCGGCTGCGCCAGGCCTGCCCGGGTGGCGCGGTTGCGGCCGGCGGCCCCGACCCGGCGGGGCATGACATCGTGGTCAACGCCACCTCGCTGGGCCTGCACCCCGGCGACGCCCTGCCGGTGGAGCCGGCGCGCCTCGTGCCGGCCATGCTGGCGGCGGAGGTGGTGATGCAGCCGGCGGTGACGCCCTTCCTCGCCGCGGCGGCAGGCCGTGGCTGCGTCACCCATGGCGGCCTGCCGATGCTGACCGCGCAGGTGCCGATCCTGGCGGCCTTCGTCACCGCCGGCGCGTGA
- a CDS encoding SDR family NAD(P)-dependent oxidoreductase: MSTAMALPGEAATPSPLPPPGTRVLVTGGAQGIGRAVADAFAARGARVCILDLGPVPDAPAGWITVRGSVADAAEVEGAFARMDEAWGGVDVAHANAGLSANKPTLELTEAEWRRTVEVNLTGAFLTAQAAGRRMVAQGSGLLLFTASLYHAVGGSGRAAYCGTKGGVANLARSLACEWAEHGVRVNALAPGYVETALVADLLARGRLDAGAIAHRSPQRRLVQPGEVAAMALFLASPAASSINGAVLAVDGGWTANGAP, translated from the coding sequence ATGAGCACGGCCATGGCCCTGCCGGGCGAGGCGGCGACGCCCTCGCCCCTGCCGCCGCCCGGGACGCGGGTCCTCGTCACCGGCGGCGCCCAGGGCATCGGCCGCGCTGTGGCCGATGCCTTCGCCGCCCGGGGCGCCAGGGTCTGCATCCTGGATCTGGGGCCGGTGCCGGATGCGCCGGCCGGCTGGATCACCGTGCGCGGCAGCGTCGCCGATGCCGCCGAGGTGGAGGGCGCCTTCGCCCGCATGGACGAGGCCTGGGGCGGCGTGGACGTGGCGCATGCCAATGCCGGCCTGTCCGCAAACAAGCCCACGCTGGAACTGACCGAGGCGGAGTGGCGGCGCACGGTGGAGGTGAACCTGACCGGCGCCTTCCTGACCGCGCAGGCCGCCGGCCGCCGCATGGTGGCGCAGGGCTCCGGCCTGCTGCTCTTCACGGCCAGCCTGTATCACGCGGTGGGGGGCTCCGGCCGCGCGGCCTATTGCGGCACCAAGGGCGGCGTTGCGAACCTCGCCCGCTCCCTGGCCTGCGAATGGGCGGAGCACGGGGTCCGGGTGAATGCGCTCGCCCCCGGCTATGTCGAAACCGCCCTGGTGGCCGACCTGCTGGCACGCGGCCGTCTCGACGCCGGGGCCATCGCCCACCGCTCGCCGCAGCGCCGGCTGGTGCAGCCGGGCGAGGTGGCGGCGATGGCGCTGTTCCTCGCCTCCCCGGCGGCGTCCAGCATCAACGGCGCCGTGCTGGCGGTGGATGGCGGCTGGACCGCCAACGGGGCGCCGTAG
- a CDS encoding carboxymuconolactone decarboxylase family protein produces the protein MARLPYLDPLDLPPEHRDILARPIALNRILANSPGAAQTIENLGMFVRHRSRLDPRLRQLAILQVGWLARSPYEWSHHIRISRDFGVPDADIAAIASETEGQDSGLEPLARMVLRGAREMYHGPGMSAATFDALRAHLDAERLTELTVVVAFYCGVVRLLATLEVDVEPDYLPCLQEFPLPR, from the coding sequence ATGGCCCGCCTTCCCTACCTGGACCCCCTGGACCTGCCTCCGGAGCACCGCGACATCCTCGCCCGCCCGATCGCCCTCAACCGCATCCTGGCGAACAGCCCGGGCGCGGCGCAGACCATCGAGAATCTCGGCATGTTCGTGCGCCACCGCAGCCGGCTCGATCCGCGCCTGCGGCAGCTGGCCATCCTGCAGGTCGGATGGCTGGCGCGGAGCCCCTACGAGTGGTCGCACCACATCCGCATCAGCCGCGACTTCGGCGTGCCGGATGCCGACATCGCCGCCATCGCGTCGGAGACAGAGGGGCAGGACAGCGGCCTGGAGCCCCTCGCCCGGATGGTGCTGCGCGGGGCGCGCGAGATGTACCACGGCCCCGGCATGTCGGCCGCGACCTTCGACGCCCTGCGCGCGCACCTGGATGCGGAGCGGCTGACGGAGCTGACGGTGGTGGTCGCCTTCTACTGCGGGGTGGTGCGGCTGCTGGCGACGCTGGAGGTGGATGTGGAGCCGGATTACCTGCCCTGCCTGCAAGAATTCCCGCTGCCGCGATGA
- a CDS encoding amidohydrolase family protein, whose protein sequence is MRHPVIRPSWLARNAEPALEPELPIVDAHHHLWDRADDAYLLDDFLADASGGHAIRASVFIECRTSFRSGGDPLFQPVGEVEFVAAAARQAARRPEGCRVADGIVGFAELCAGAAIRPVLEAQIEAGAGRFRGVRHIAAWHPDPGARGSVATPPPMLYLEPAFREGFAQLAPLGLSFDAWMYHTQLAELRDLADAFPDTPIVLNHVGGAVGIGPYAQRRRHVFAAWSAAIRELSHCPNLHIKLGGLGMRLFGFDFHEGAEPPDSRRLAEAWRPYVETCVEAFGPGRCMFESNFPVDKASCGYTALWNAFKRITAGWPAEDRAGLFHDNAARFYRLGDLG, encoded by the coding sequence GTGCGGCACCCGGTCATCCGCCCCTCCTGGCTGGCCCGCAACGCCGAACCGGCCCTGGAGCCGGAGCTGCCGATCGTGGATGCCCACCACCACCTCTGGGACAGGGCGGACGACGCCTATCTGCTCGACGACTTCCTGGCGGATGCATCCGGCGGCCACGCCATCCGCGCCAGCGTCTTCATCGAATGCCGGACGAGCTTCCGCAGCGGCGGCGACCCGTTGTTCCAGCCGGTCGGCGAGGTGGAGTTCGTGGCGGCCGCGGCACGCCAGGCGGCCCGCCGCCCGGAAGGCTGCCGCGTCGCGGACGGCATCGTCGGCTTTGCGGAGCTTTGCGCCGGCGCCGCCATCCGCCCCGTCCTGGAAGCGCAGATCGAGGCGGGGGCCGGCCGCTTCCGGGGCGTCCGCCACATCGCCGCCTGGCATCCGGATCCGGGTGCGCGGGGCTCCGTCGCGACGCCGCCGCCCATGCTGTACCTGGAGCCCGCCTTCCGCGAGGGCTTCGCCCAGCTCGCGCCACTCGGCCTGAGCTTCGACGCATGGATGTACCATACCCAGCTCGCGGAACTCCGCGACCTCGCCGACGCCTTCCCGGACACGCCGATCGTGCTGAACCACGTCGGCGGCGCCGTGGGCATCGGCCCCTATGCCCAACGCCGCCGGCACGTCTTCGCCGCCTGGAGCGCGGCGATCCGCGAGCTGTCGCATTGCCCCAACCTGCACATCAAGCTCGGCGGGCTCGGGATGCGGCTCTTCGGATTCGACTTCCACGAGGGGGCGGAGCCGCCCGATTCCCGCCGGCTGGCCGAGGCCTGGCGGCCCTACGTGGAGACCTGCGTCGAAGCCTTCGGTCCCGGCCGCTGCATGTTCGAGAGCAACTTCCCGGTCGACAAGGCCAGTTGCGGCTACACTGCCCTGTGGAACGCCTTCAAGCGCATCACCGCCGGCTGGCCGGCGGAGGACCGGGCGGGGCTGTTCCATGACAACGCGGCGCGCTTCTACCGCCTCGGCGACCTGGGCTGA
- a CDS encoding alpha/beta fold hydrolase, with translation MSALSLHGQAEGEGPLVVLLHPVGLDGSFWGPLPAALAGSRRVLSLDLAGHGRSPAVSRPRPIELYADDVADSIRRAGGPAAVLGLSFGGMVAQVLALRHPELVSALLPCGCGGDFAEEMRPMLRERGLAAERGGMAAVAQPTLDRWFTAGFRDDPAVARVRARLLGDTVEGWSAGWHAIAGLSATPQLGRIAVPTLVVAGEQDAATAPAVSEATVARPIPGARFAVLPGAPHMMQIECPDAFTAAVAGFLLGNARPAAA, from the coding sequence GTGAGCGCGCTTTCCCTGCACGGCCAGGCCGAGGGCGAAGGGCCGCTGGTCGTCCTGCTGCATCCGGTGGGCCTGGACGGCAGCTTCTGGGGGCCGCTCCCGGCGGCGCTGGCCGGGTCGCGCCGGGTGCTCAGCCTGGATCTCGCGGGGCATGGCCGCTCGCCCGCGGTGTCGCGCCCGAGGCCGATCGAACTCTATGCGGATGACGTGGCCGATTCCATCCGCAGGGCGGGTGGCCCGGCCGCCGTGCTGGGGCTCAGCTTCGGGGGCATGGTGGCCCAGGTGCTGGCCCTGCGGCATCCGGAGCTGGTGTCGGCGCTGCTGCCTTGCGGCTGCGGCGGCGACTTTGCCGAGGAGATGCGCCCCATGCTGCGGGAGCGCGGCCTGGCGGCGGAACGCGGGGGGATGGCGGCGGTGGCGCAGCCGACCCTCGATCGCTGGTTCACCGCCGGGTTCCGCGACGATCCGGCCGTGGCGCGGGTACGGGCGCGGCTGCTGGGCGACACGGTCGAGGGCTGGTCCGCCGGCTGGCACGCCATCGCCGGGCTGTCGGCCACGCCGCAGCTCGGCCGGATCGCCGTGCCCACGCTGGTGGTCGCGGGGGAGCAGGACGCGGCCACGGCCCCCGCCGTGTCGGAGGCGACGGTGGCCAGGCCCATCCCGGGCGCGCGCTTCGCCGTGCTGCCCGGCGCGCCGCACATGATGCAGATCGAGTGCCCCGACGCCTTCACCGCCGCCGTGGCGGGTTTCCTGCTCGGCAACGCGCGGCCGGCGGCAGCATGA